The following proteins are co-located in the Lentimicrobium sp. L6 genome:
- a CDS encoding serine hydrolase has product MISGKQAILNIRITKRLVSIREMNLKHLHIIPILLILILSTNVYSQNPKENWEKYKQIEQSGFSIENLAIAKAYYDSLNSSAFLIIQNGKVVADWGDINRRFILHSVRKSILNSLYGIYSENGTIELNYTIGEIGITDKDSLSDLEKSAKIIHLLKARSGIYHKAAAEPPWVDDYRPERNSVKPDSLWFYNNWDFNVLGTIFEQSTQTSIYEALYNDIATPLQMQDYRIIDGEYYYELEYSNHPAYHLKMSARDLARYGQLFLQEGLWNDKQILSKNWVDSSTYPVSKHGGGGKIGRWYGWLWNVSEYYQDYKMYYAAGAGGQFLAIFPTEDLILVNLCNRYQRDKLYDKEIVKLFDLILASKMNKPIDNPALITLKTSSRIPEKLYQQKINHSKYIGDFTIDGRKALIIELNGDLILKDYFMKLKLFPISPNRFFVEDIEKYLNVVLDKKGFATKLSYD; this is encoded by the coding sequence TTGATTTCTGGCAAACAGGCCATCCTGAATATCAGAATAACGAAACGATTAGTAAGCATTAGAGAAATGAATCTAAAACACTTACATATTATACCCATTCTTTTGATACTCATTTTGAGTACCAATGTTTATTCACAAAACCCAAAAGAAAATTGGGAAAAGTATAAACAGATTGAGCAATCAGGATTTTCTATAGAAAACTTAGCCATAGCAAAAGCATATTATGACTCCTTAAATTCCTCCGCATTTCTGATCATTCAAAATGGGAAGGTAGTTGCTGATTGGGGAGATATTAACAGAAGATTTATACTTCATTCAGTTAGAAAAAGTATTCTTAATTCCTTATATGGAATTTATTCTGAGAATGGAACCATCGAGCTAAATTATACAATTGGAGAAATTGGAATTACAGATAAGGATTCATTATCTGATCTTGAAAAATCTGCCAAAATAATTCATCTGTTAAAGGCTCGCTCAGGAATTTATCATAAAGCAGCGGCAGAACCACCCTGGGTGGATGATTACAGACCTGAAAGAAATAGTGTCAAGCCAGATTCACTGTGGTTTTATAATAACTGGGATTTTAATGTATTGGGGACGATTTTTGAGCAATCAACACAAACTTCAATTTATGAAGCTTTATACAATGATATTGCCACACCATTGCAAATGCAGGATTATAGAATTATTGATGGAGAATATTACTACGAACTCGAATATTCGAATCATCCTGCCTACCATTTAAAGATGTCGGCAAGAGATTTGGCAAGATATGGTCAACTTTTTTTACAAGAAGGTTTATGGAATGATAAACAGATATTATCAAAAAATTGGGTAGATAGCAGTACTTATCCGGTTTCAAAACACGGCGGCGGAGGAAAAATTGGAAGATGGTATGGCTGGTTATGGAACGTTTCTGAATATTATCAGGATTACAAAATGTATTATGCTGCAGGTGCTGGAGGACAATTCCTTGCTATTTTTCCGACAGAAGACTTGATTTTGGTAAACCTTTGCAATAGATATCAGAGGGACAAATTATATGATAAAGAAATCGTTAAATTATTTGACTTGATTTTAGCATCAAAGATGAACAAACCGATAGATAATCCAGCCTTAATCACATTAAAAACAAGTTCACGGATACCTGAAAAATTATATCAGCAAAAAATAAACCATTCAAAATATATTGGTGATTTTACGATTGATGGCAGAAAAGCTTTGATTATTGAACTGAATGGCGATTTGATTCTTAAGGATTATTTCATGAAACTAAAACTATTCCCTATTTCGCCAAATCGCTTTTTTGTTGAGGATATAGAGAAATATTTGAATGTTGTACTGGATAAAAAAGGATTCGCAACTAAACTGAGTTATGATTAA